In the genome of Populus nigra chromosome 19, ddPopNigr1.1, whole genome shotgun sequence, the window GTGACCATGAGccatgaaaggaaagaaaagagcatGTAGCTCGTTAACCTCACTGCCCATGTTGCCTGATCACCAAAGGAAGATTTTGTACAACAGAATTCAATGGTTGAATTACAAGAGAAACTAGAATCAGTGATGAAGATAgacaagaagaggaagaaagggTTGggctatctttcttttttcttgccttCTATGACTAGTATGCCAATTTTTTGGCAAGAACGAGATATTTTTGGTTCTTTCTGATTATCACAGGCCCAGACACGTACATGCCCTGGACACCGCATTTTCTCTTTCATGGCTTGGAGGAAAGAAAACAGTGAGTTACTGTGGATAATGTGAAATTTATCCAGGTCATTCAAAAGAAGCAAGAACGGAAGGGAGATTTACTGCGAATCTATACACTTATCACTATTTACCATTAtagtatcatttttttttcttcaaaaaatcaataaacttgtCTTGGGAGTAATTCGATCCTTACGTAAAGTACATTGATGATTATAAGAttgataaaaagtaaatttgtcatttttatttttttaatcacaataaaattactaaattaatttaaaatgcaaaattcttgaaccgatatttataagttttttttgtcttttaattttttaaaatatagtaaaataatttaattatctttgaaaacaaatttttgtTTAACTCATGTGTAGgggttttttcatcttttaatcctggttcttttgtaattattaaattgaataagaaaattttagttttttaataaatataaaatattcttttaaaaaaataactgaaacgTTCATTTATGTAACTTCTTCGCACTATATGGACACCGCTTAAGGAGGCAAGTGGAGGTTGAACTATGGCTTCCAGGATATGGATAGCATTTCAATCGTCTCAACGACGCCTCAATCACTTAGTGACTCGTGGCGTCTAGACTTTTGATTCGGcgtcggtaattattttttttttctcctcgaTTCTCATGtctaaatctttaatttttcagaacaactttttaatttattttttactttaaatttaattcattttctttttattattattattattattattttatttcatatgatttataaaattaaaattttttaaattttcatcattttttatttttatatatgtcaaacttgattctcgttcttttaattattatttgtttagttttgatttttttaattgaatttatttttcagttttatccctcgaaattttattttattttatttttatatcaaatttaattattattattttgaatgttatttgttttactcTGACAACTTTTTtagattgagaatttttttttaattttatttttcaacattatattagttgggaattgagctttttaattgaattcaagTCTAGGATTTCAAGGGTTGCAGGTTTGTAGAATTAACCTAGATTTAAGAGATTCGTCTaaatttacttggttttttcttcctttcattgtactcatgttttttcaatttcataattatgcTTGATTTAAGAgatactttatatatttttttaaattttgtctataaatattttataactctTCAACCTAATTCTGTATTTAATTCAATCCAATATCAATTAAGACTCAACCAATGctaaatcatgaagaaaataaaagaaagacacAGACTGCCCAACAAAATTAGATAATTGTAGACACGTTCTTTATCTGAATCATAAATTCTGCGTGCTAACTCGACTCATTACAACgagtcacttttttttattttacttcctgattttttttataatttaatcatttgacACTATATCATTTCACATTTAATTTAAGTTAGTGTTAGGTAGAGGTTAAAACAATATTGgcataatttttctaaaaaattttaaaaccaaatatCATTTGAATGAGACAATCAGTTCACTCTTTGCCCACTAGATTAAATAAGTCacactgatttttttatatttactaataTACATAGTGGTCAATTAATCTAATTTGATACattgattaagtttttttatttttattttaaatattttacaatataaaaaaataacagcactcacaagtttttttaatacaataattggtttttttttttttatcttgcgCGCGGTTACTAGGCCTGGTTGGAATCTAAACCGAAAATAGGAAGATTGTTTCTTCCTGCTAACATAATCACTTGCGTCATAGCGTTGGTACAGATGACAGACTGGCAAGAACGCATCTTGATTGCACATTACTACATCAATCCGTAACTTCTCATCGGTGAATTGCTCTGCAGCAAAACGCCATGTTATCATTGGCAGTCCAGCGCTCACACCTTCTCAAGTTGAGTTCCGTCCACAATGAGTCACAAACCCTCCTACAGCCGGATGCTCTCGTGTTTACAATTGCGGTACCCAGCCTTTTATTATTAGTCCTCTTCTGGATTCTTTCAGTCTATCATCAAATCCTTTGGGAAGCAAGGCTTTCTTCATCATGTCCAGCTGATTTAAAGATTTTTCCAATCACCCAAATGAATTGGTGATTGGAAGCTTCAAGACCATGGGCGATCTCAAGGATTTGTTCAGGGGTTAAACGAGCTAAGCTTCCAGAACTGACGTAAAGAACCGAATTTAGTTCTTTACAGTCAAGCCAGTTGAAAATGGTTTGCTCATTAACTGAAGTCTTCTGGCCTCTCTCTCAGCCTTTGTCTTCCACATTTCTGTTGCATAATGAAACTGGTCCCACAATCCATGCCCTATTGCCTAATTCATCCCTGAAGTAATCCACACAAATAGTCTCCAAATCATAGAAACTATTGACCACAACCCCGAAACTCTTTTCATCTGACCCTGGCATTCTTTTATGCAACCCTCCACCATGTGGTTGTCCTCCAAAGACTGGTAGTTGAGATGTGGTCAATTCAATCCTATCAGAAAGACCTGGAACAATAAAAGGCTCCAAATCAGAAGTTACTCTCTCATGGGGCTTATAGCGTTCCATATTTTCTCGGACACAACGAGCGATGCATTCATTCCCATTGAAAGTAATTCTTGGAATGCCAACACTGTCAATAGCAACAGCAGACCAGCGATGAAACACTTCATGAACAATACAGTCAGGTTTTCGTTCAAGTAAAAGATTTTGTTGAGGTTCTTGGAGCATAGAAGTATCAGTGAAGGAAGTTGCAGACATGTCTGTAGCGGCTATTTCGATGTTATCAGACAGCTCAAGGACGTGGATAGAGACAGGAAGACCAGATTTTTTTATCACGGGTGATGGATTTTCGGAAGGAGAGGGAATGTTTTGAGGTGGTAATTATGGTAGCTTTGGCACCATGGAAAGCAAAGACTCTGGCTATGTCTATCATGGGGATTTGGTGGCCTCCACCTACAAATGGAAAGAAGAACATTTCAACTTGAGGAGAATTTGAGTCCATTGTTGCAGAGAGGATGGATTTGGATGAAAAGTTGGCTGGCAAGGGAGAAAGAGAGGTTTGGGCTATAAGTTCCAAATTATGAGATGTGTAGTGAAAACATCGAGTggaatatttacaaataaaaaatgaaatgaatgtcCATAGGATTTATCCATTTTTCAAGAGCCTTTATGCATTTGGCTAAGGTCGCTTGCCGGGATATATTCTAAAACTTTATACACTTCAAGTTTTATAGGATTCCAATTTCTTACTCCCTATTTGTTTTGATCTTTGACCAAAAATATATCGCCTAGGTTAGAGAGTTCATCCCATTCAGTCATAAGAATACATTAAAGAATTGTCAATCCTATATGTTGTTGATGTTCATAGCTTGATGGCGATTTTTCTCTTTGACATGTAATAATGCATGATGCATTCTTGAAAGGGATATGGCTGCGGTTCCCTTCGTAATTCCATTTGAAAGGGTTCAGACAACAAAAAATGTGTCTGGGCTCCTGAGCAGGAAAACCCTGCTTTGGCATTGATCTGGAAAGGCACGGATATTATGCCAGTGGGTTGCGATGCTGGACTGGTTAGATTCCAGCAATTGAGGTGCTTTTAATCAATACTCTtaacacttttttattttcttgagaaCTAATACTCCTTTAAAATTATGGAAAAAGGTCAAAATAATTGGCACTTTCATATATTTGCAGTAGGAAATCTGCTAGCAACAAGAATGCTACTTGTACAAAAACTTGGCATTAGAGACTACTGCCAAACCACTCATCAAATCCGATCCTAGATACAATATTTCATAATTACCAAAGCCTATATGTAACATTTAACTAGAAATCAAAGTTCAAACCTCgctaaaaatacaatttattgcAGAGAAGGCTTTAAGAACAGGAGATTGATAAGCTTCCCTCTGAGTGTACCCGGAATAATGAACTGCGTGACATTcatgttgaaaaaaaagagagctgcAATATCAATGTAGACTCCAGAAATCATAATCCTTCAATGATACAGGAATTCATGTTGATCTTTCGGTGGAGCTTTTTATCTGTTGAGAAGCTCTAACAATGTCTCCCCGAGTAATGATGCCAACCTTGGGTATTCAATTGGAGACCACTTATAAATTACACAGCAgataagaaacaataaaatgaGAATGAATGAAGAACATTGTTTACAATTCTTACCAGCTTTCCATCGTTATCTACCACTGGGAGTCGCCGATACTTTGTTTCAAGCAGCAACCTGGCATTAGATTTGGACGTTAAGTATGTTTTTCAATTCTGATGTGAAATTTCCATAGAATATGATTGCAAGATGAGAAACATTTAGAAATTTAATGATGATCATTTAGATAAGCTTTTAATAAAGCTGGACAAAGAGAAAATGCATAACAGCTTCCCGAAGACAGTTTTTCATACGTTTAAGAAAGTACAAAACAGAACTTCTCATATTTTAGGTTTAAACAGAGATGTCCTGGAAGAACAAAAGATATACTACAGTAGAAAGTGTTGATACCTAACAGCATCCTCTAGATTGGTGGTTTCATAAACGACTAGAGGATTGGGTGTCATCAAATCACCAACAACTTTGCCGTTGTTCTTGATTAGCAGTTTCTGTAACTCTTTGAAAGTCTGCAACATTTGTCAAGAAATAGAAATTCAGCAGTAAGAAACATTTTGCCTAAAATGTTATAGAAGTGAAATCCTGATTTTAGTTTATCTTGTACTTCTAAAATCAAGCTCTTTATTATAGGCCTGGTTTTGTCCAGTAATAGCCAACAATGGAGAACTATTGTTTATTGAGCAGTTGTATGGTCTCTATTAACTACTTGAAAATCACCATCACTACATCTACCCAAGAACCAGTATCTCCCTGCATTTAGGGAATTTGTCCAACCAAAACTTATGCGAGACCAACCATTGAATTGTAGGATGGTGCTAAATGTAACAATTATTGATCAAACTATCAACCTTCCATCTTCTGCATTCTTTACTATCAGTCATGTTGGATCAGAGTTTTGGCTTCTACCTCCCTACAGTACGAGTTGATGACTAATTGTGAACAAGCCCTGGTGCAGGACGAAGTACTGAGCATCCCCTGATTGCATGCCGAGTCCTTGAAAAGGAGGGATGGCAGACTTAAAAGGTCAAATTGTCTTATAGAGCCAATCCAATCTCTAGTTTCATTCAGAAACTTGGACCCATAGCTATGATATGGGCAACTGCAATGTTGGAAGGACTTAGCCCCCACCCCCAAACTTCTTAGTCTGACAAAGAAACAGTCATAATCTTTTTGCTAATCATGGCCAGATAACCCTCTTAAACTTGTAATACACCACATATCACTTTTCTCGTGACCCCTAATCCTCGTTATCTTCAGGCCTAAAGGAAATACTGTGCTCAATTATTTCTGTTCGTTCATATATGTTTGGCGAGTATAACAGCAAGTCTGTAACATTATTGGGAGTTGAAGGATGTTAACTACGAATTTCACAAACATAAAAGATTCTAAAACTCTAACTATAGAAATCGATCAAAATATCTAAatgtttaagaaaacaaaaccacAGACAAACATATGGAAGCATGCTTGAATATAAATACGAAATGCAAGCATCTAGAATATGATAGAGAAACTCCATACTCACCTTCCAAGAACTATCAACATTAGGAAACAAGTTTGTGTCATTCTGACAGCTGCCTGATAGATACAGAGGAAAGAAATTAGTAGCAGTTTCACCACATTACAGGAATAACCATAATAGAAAACCAActtcaaaaaattatagagCCAGTTTGTCAATGAAGAGCAATAATGAATGACAAAGCTTTAACATACCAATATTCAACAaaccaaaatataattgaaaactgAATTGATACAACATCCTTCCTGCTATAGTCAGTTGAGATTGGAAAGAATTGCTTGACAAACAAGATCAAGAATTATCATAATGTTGCCAAAATCAAAGGGATGAAGCAATTCATTTCTTCTGTTGGGGACCAGAAGGACATGATTCCTTCCTAAATCCTACATTACTGATTATTCTTACTTGTCCATTTTTTACAAAAGTCTGGACTCTTGCAAACTAATGCTAGCTTTGTGTTATTCAATTGATGCCAAAAGGAGTTAGTATTATTTCCCCAGATAAGCAAGAAGATCTGGCAAACAAAATGAAGTTAGCAACTATTGTGCCATATGCTTGTTTAAATTGTTATGGCCAACGATTCCTCGTGGTTTGAGAAATTACTTGTAGCCAAGTTCCTCAATACTACTTTAATGAAACTCCTCGAATCAAACTTTACGTAGTTGAAAACCAAGTGCGCTAGAAGAGCTTTTCTTGCGATTGAATGgcgaaaacaagaagaaaacaagCAGATTCTTGCTTCCAGATGAAGAGGAGGACAAAAATTCAAGCAAGTAGATcaactttgtttttaaaaaccataacGATCTAATTCACAATCGTTCTCTAATCAGCTTAAGTATTCTCTTctaaggaaaaaggaaaagaagatcaaacacaaagattatagaaaaacatgaaaacaaggATTTTACGTCCAAATGGAAAATAGAAGCAGAGTCTTTCCACTACCTGAAATAGAACCGAGCACTAACAGGTCATAATCAGAAACAACACCAACCTGCAGCAAGTATAGACCTGGAATCAGTTCTTCATGCAGCGCAATCTCAAATAACTATAGATTCAAGTGCTGAATCTGTGCATGTTATCCTTCATTTTCAGGCACAAGgaacatatatattttactaCGTCCTCACACACTAGCTTTCGAATTGAAGTCTTTGCCCctttttctcataaaataattacaagaaCAGCAGCATGCAAGCAAGACACTGGTAAACATTATTGGAGACTATATGACATGGGAATGGGATCACATGATAAAATGGAAAAATCTTACCAATTTCCAGTTATCATCAATGACAGGAAACCCCGTTATTCTCTTCTCCACAAGAGCCTCCAATGCTGCAACGATATATATAGATACACACAAAAACTACACGAGTCAACTAAACAATATATATACCATTCAAACTATAACTTATAAGAAAAGGTAGTAATCACCTTCATCAACAGTTGTGTTGGCTTTAAACACATGTAAATCCTCTCTTTTGGTCATAAAATCACCAACTGTATGGATCTTACTTCTCGCCTACAATTatgtgtaataaaaaaaaatcactaaaaggagaagaaagaaggaaaaggtGGGTAAGTTAGTTATGTACCGGAACAGAGTTTGCCACAGCAGACAAGGCAACGGTTACAGAAGAACGGTTAGGTGATCCCGCGGAGGAGTGAAAACGACAACGCTTTGATCTGGGAGCCTTGGAAACAAAAAGAGAAGGTGGCGGTgactgattattattattattagaattaaAACAGAGTGAGGGGGGCAGAGAAAGTAATGTGTTTGCGACAGAAGCCATGATGcaaagcagaagcagaagattATAGTTGTGATTAAACAAACTAATGTGTTTTgtccgcaaaaaaaaaaaatatttggaaggTATTataaaattctgaaaataaGGAATTTTCAAGTAAGATTTGAAGCGGAGTAGATACAGCGAGAGGTGGGGTTAAATAGCTCTGTTCCGTGAAAGGAGGAAGGAATTTGAGACTTAGAGGGAGATGGAATCGAGTGGAAGGCGCCAATTGGTTGGTGAGGACTTTTCTTTAATAACTACATGGACCCCACTCAACTTACGACCTCCTCATTCAACCCTTTGGTGGATTTTCTCACtagtatattattattttctcggtttgagaatatatatatatatatatatatatatatatatatatatatatatatatatatatgattaatcCAGTAAATAGATTGTAAGatataaatagagaaaatgaggttttttatgtcttttcctGATAAAATTGATAAGTCATATATTTCTCTTGATGAAAAGAAGAGGAGGGAATCGCATGTCTCGGCAGGCATTGGAATCTAGAAAAGTTGAATGAGTTGGGCGGTGGGGGGGCAACTATGAACATTGCGTGTGGCTGAGTCTCttcatttttcaacattttaattttcaaagcctttgataacaaaacaaaaacaaaaaacaatttgcataTCTTCCTATTTCGCTATCAGGGGGAACGTGTGTGCTTTGTCCtctggattgtttttttaaaattatttcttttaataattttttctagttttaatattagtatattaaaaacatactaaaaacattttaatttaatatttcttccaGAAAAATACTATCACTAGACGTCACGAAAAAtacttcttcttccttttttcacTCGAAAGACATAGCTTTTCTTCGTTGTATTTTCGACCTCGCGAATTCGAAAACCCAGTTCCGGCCATGTCCCTCGAACTCAAACAACGACGACGGAGTATACTATGTAATGTGGATACTTGTCAGTTATGCTCGaacttcaaaaataataaaatacgaTGTTAGATTATTAGACATCTGAGAATATTTTGACAATGCTTGTAAATGCCTCACATGTCCGTCATCAATCAATGACATAATTCTTATTGAcaggaataataaataaaattcaaatcttaaaaTCCTTGTTCTGGATGCTGTCCGAGCTAGTATGTggtttcattgtattttaacttttttcagtatttattattttaatttttcctttatttattttttcaatttcatctaaaatctttgattttttttaattatacccTCATCTTCAATTTAATTCCACTCtgtgtaaattttaatttcaattgatgatgttctaaaatttaaaatatataaataatatgttattttatgttttggatagttgttaattaatattttaaagtacTTGGATTTTATCCTTTTAGTCTTAGGAATTCCAAACTAATAGTAAAAGATTAAGCATTTGCAAAAACAATCTCAATTAGAGGACTTAAAGACtcttcaacaataaaattattgtacATGAGAAAGACAATAAATATCTTATAGAGTCTTAAATTTaatgaacaaaaatattttttcttgagttttgagtgaattaatactttaaaatctataaaaatttatctcatgggataaaaaattataaaaccttaCCTGGATAGTTTAAGGAGTGTTTATACCACTAAACCTTATCATCGTTGGATATGAGAATGACCTGAaagtcttttatatatataacaataaatatGATAGATTTATTAAGGAACCCTATGTATTTATGAGTATGAAAATTATTAcatcaatataaattattattctatatGAATAAATATGACAATTTATTATATCTTCAATACTTTCATTATAAGGAATTGTTTAGAATCAGGTACATAGCAGTAAAACATGGTAATTGTTGAATCTCAATGCTTTGAGTGTAGTAGATTTGTTAGTCTCACACTACCTTAAATTTCACTGATTACCAAATTCAAATTCGCTAAGTCTAACATGCTTGTCAAACCCAAGCTACCATAAGTTAACCAACTTCTAAACCCAAATGTTTCCATCAAATTTCTCATTAAAATCTcgaacaaaatttttttttttttaaaaatctcatatGAATGTCATGGTAGCTCTTGACTATAAGCTAATCT includes:
- the LOC133679612 gene encoding abscisate beta-glucosyltransferase-like, translating into MSATSFTDTSMLQEPQQNLLLERKPDCIVHEVFHRWSAVAIDSVGIPRITFNGNECIARCVRENMERYKPHERVTSDLEPFIVPGLSDRIELTTSQLPVFGGQPHGGGLHKRMPGSDEKSFGVVVNSFYDLETICVDYFRDELGNRAWIVGPVSLCNRNVEDKG
- the LOC133679611 gene encoding CBS domain-containing protein CBSX2, chloroplastic-like, whose product is MASVANTLLSLPPSLCFNSNNNNNQSPPPSLFVSKAPRSKRCRFHSSAGSPNRSSVTVALSAVANSVPARSKIHTVGDFMTKREDLHVFKANTTVDEALEALVEKRITGFPVIDDNWKLVGVVSDYDLLVLGSISGSCQNDTNLFPNVDSSWKTFKELQKLLIKNNGKVVGDLMTPNPLVVYETTNLEDAVRLLLETKYRRLPVVDNDGKLVGIITRGDIVRASQQIKSSTERST